The sequence ATCTAATGAAAAGCCCATAGGCTGCGGTCCCCAGCCAACCTTGGTGATATGCCCGTTTGGCCTTACCAGGTCCAGCGCAAGTTTGAGTGTGAAACTGGTACCTGCAGCATCGATCACTACATCTGCACCTAATCCGTCTGCGCGTTTTGCCCATTCTGAAGCATCACCAATGATTGCTTCACATCCATATTTTGCGGCAATGTTTAACCGATGCCGGTCTGCCTCCAATCCGGTTACAGCTACCTGAGCACCACAGAGCCTTGCAACTGCTGCGCACAAAATCCCAATTGTACCAGGACCAATAACCACAACACGGTCACCGGGCTTGATGGGGGAATTATTGACGACGGCATTATACGCGACACAGCAGGGTTCGGTCAGGCATGCCTGTTCGAAAGGCAGCTGGTCGGGAACCCGGTGCAGGCATCGTGCGGGCACTTTTACAAATTTGGTCATCGCACCATTTACACCATAACCAAAACCTTTGCGGTCCGGGTCAAGGTTATAGAGCCCGATACGCGACATTGGGCTCGACATATTCACAACGGCTGCTGTTTCACTCACTACACGGTCACCAATTTTCCATTGGGTGACCCTGCTGCCCATTTCAACAATATGTCCGCCAAACTCATGACCCAGTACCACAGGGTAATTCACGGTCCAGCTATGGTCGGCTGTCCACTGGTGCAGGTCACTGCCACAAACCCCAACATTGGCAACTTCTAACAATACATCTTCTTCACCAATTTCCGGCTTCGCAATTTCCCTGATCTCAACAGATCCTTTTATGGAGGAAAAATTAACTACCGCAGCTGATTGAATGGAAGGCATCTTTTATTTTTTTAGATATTATTTATTGAACAGTTACTTCTCCATATGCATGGATGGCGGTACAGATCATCCTTAAGGAATCTTCCAGGTTGCCGTCGGCAGTCTTGAAAGCATCGGCATCAATGGTAAGCGGCGCCCCCAATACTACGAGTGGCGCACCAAAAGCCGGACATTTAATGGCCTGCTCAAGGGTTAATCCGCCTACCGCCTGCACGGGAATTTTCACGGCATTCACCACTTCACGCAACTGGTCCAGCGGACTAGGCATCCGCAATCCCCGGGCTGCAATGCCACGACGCTCATCATAGC comes from Flavihumibacter fluvii and encodes:
- a CDS encoding zinc-binding dehydrogenase, with product MPSIQSAAVVNFSSIKGSVEIREIAKPEIGEEDVLLEVANVGVCGSDLHQWTADHSWTVNYPVVLGHEFGGHIVEMGSRVTQWKIGDRVVSETAAVVNMSSPMSRIGLYNLDPDRKGFGYGVNGAMTKFVKVPARCLHRVPDQLPFEQACLTEPCCVAYNAVVNNSPIKPGDRVVVIGPGTIGILCAAVARLCGAQVAVTGLEADRHRLNIAAKYGCEAIIGDASEWAKRADGLGADVVIDAAGTSFTLKLALDLVRPNGHITKVGWGPQPMGFSLDPLVQKNITLQGSFSHNWPVWEKVISLLASGQLDVKPIIGGVWPITQWHEAFEKMHSGEVVKSVLKPV